DNA sequence from the Pedobacter schmidteae genome:
TTGTTCCTTAATCCTTGCTCTAAATAATCACTTCATAGTTTTGTTTTTCTAAAACAAGGCATTTATAGGTACGTTGAATCGTTGCACCGACGCTATCTATCCACCTGACGGGAAATTTGTAGTCATCAACGGAAGCTATCCCTGCAATTTCAGAGGCGGTGCCACAGAAAAATGCACTGTCGGCATGTTTCAAATCAGTGACTGTTAAGTGTTTTTCTATCAGTTCTATTTCCAGGATTTTGCACAATTCGATTACGGTAGCCCGGGTAATACCAGGTAATATGTGACCTAGCGGCGGAGTAAATAACTTGCCATTTTTTTCAATGAAGATATTGGCCCCAGGCGCTTCGGCAATATTTTGGTTCATATCCAATAGCAAGGCTTCATCAAAACCTTTGCTTTTGGCTTCGGTTGTAGCCAGGATAGAGTTTACATAGTTACCACTGATCTTAGCTTCCATAGGTGTCGACTTGGGGTTTGGTCTTTCGTAGGTTGAAATACAAACTTTTAATTGTTCGTGACCTAAATAGGCACCCCATTCCCATGCACAGATCATGATGGAAGGTTTGGTCCCACCAATCAGCGACATATTTGGTGCGCAATAAACCAAAGGACGAATGTAAGCGTTTTTCAGATTGTTGATTTCCAGTAGCTTGTATGTTTGTTTTACCAGGTCGGCCACGTCCCATGGAAAGGGGATATGTACCAGTTCGGCAGATTTTTTTAAGCGGTTAAAGTGTTCTTTAGCTTTAAAAACCCT
Encoded proteins:
- a CDS encoding branched-chain amino acid transaminase, with protein sequence MKQYHIKHTYNQMQYFNSNTVLYLNGQFQKATDTTADIYGQSLHYGYAVFEGIRAYHTHNGTRVFKAKEHFNRLKKSAELVHIPFPWDVADLVKQTYKLLEINNLKNAYIRPLVYCAPNMSLIGGTKPSIMICAWEWGAYLGHEQLKVCISTYERPNPKSTPMEAKISGNYVNSILATTEAKSKGFDEALLLDMNQNIAEAPGANIFIEKNGKLFTPPLGHILPGITRATVIELCKILEIELIEKHLTVTDLKHADSAFFCGTASEIAGIASVDDYKFPVRWIDSVGATIQRTYKCLVLEKQNYEVII